The following coding sequences lie in one Physeter macrocephalus isolate SW-GA unplaced genomic scaffold, ASM283717v5 random_1542, whole genome shotgun sequence genomic window:
- the FGF8 gene encoding fibroblast growth factor 8 isoform X1, whose product MGSPRSALSCLLLHLLVLCLQAQEGPGGGPALGRELASLFRAGRESQGVSQQVTVQSSPNFTQHVREQSLVTDQLSRRLIRTYQLYSRTSGKHVQVLANKRINAMAEDGDPFAKLIVETDTFGSRVRVRGAETGLYICMNKKGKLIAKSNGKGKDCVFTEIVLENNYTALQNAKYEGWYMAFTRKGRPRKGSKTRQHQREVHFMKRLPRGHHTTEQSLRFEFLNYPPFTRSLRGSQRTWAPEPR is encoded by the exons ATGGGCAGCCCCCGCTCGGCGCTGAGCTGCCT GCTGTTGCACTTGCTGGTTCTCTGCCTCCAAGCCCAG GAAGGCCCGGGCGGGGGGCCTGCGCTGGGCAGGGAGCTCGCTTCCCTGTTCCGAGCTGGCCGGGAGTCCCAGGGTGTTTCCCAACAG GTAACTGTTCAGTCCTCACCTAATTTTACACAGCATGTGAGGGAGCAGAGCCTGGTGACGGATCAGCTCAGCCGCCGTCTCATCCGGACCTACCAACTCTACAGCCGCACCAGCGGGAAGCACGTGCAGGTCCTGGCCAACAAGCGCATCAACGCCATGGCAGAAGACGGGGACCCCTTTG CAAAGCTCATTGTTGAGACGGACACCTTTGGGAGCCGGGTTCGAGTGCGAGGAGCTGAGACAGGCCTCTACATCTGCATGAACAAGAAGGGGAAGCTGATTGCCAAG AGCAACGGCAAAGGCAAGGATTGTGTGTTCACGGAGATCGTGCTGGAGAACAACTACACGGCCCTGCAGAACGCCAAGTACGAGGGCTGGTACATGGCCTTCACGCGCAAGGGTCGGCCCCGCAAGGGCTCCAAGACTCGGCAGCACCAGCGCGAGGTCCACTTCATGAAGCGACTGCCCCGCGGCCATCACACCACAGAGCAGAGCCTGCGCTTCGAGTTCCTCAACTACCCACCCTTCACGCGCAGTCTGCGCGGCAGCCAGAGGACTTGGGCCCCCGAGCCCCGATAG
- the FGF8 gene encoding fibroblast growth factor 8 isoform X2, whose protein sequence is MGSPRSALSCLLLHLLVLCLQAQEGPGGGPALGRELASLFRAGRESQGVSQQHVREQSLVTDQLSRRLIRTYQLYSRTSGKHVQVLANKRINAMAEDGDPFAKLIVETDTFGSRVRVRGAETGLYICMNKKGKLIAKSNGKGKDCVFTEIVLENNYTALQNAKYEGWYMAFTRKGRPRKGSKTRQHQREVHFMKRLPRGHHTTEQSLRFEFLNYPPFTRSLRGSQRTWAPEPR, encoded by the exons ATGGGCAGCCCCCGCTCGGCGCTGAGCTGCCT GCTGTTGCACTTGCTGGTTCTCTGCCTCCAAGCCCAG GAAGGCCCGGGCGGGGGGCCTGCGCTGGGCAGGGAGCTCGCTTCCCTGTTCCGAGCTGGCCGGGAGTCCCAGGGTGTTTCCCAACAG CATGTGAGGGAGCAGAGCCTGGTGACGGATCAGCTCAGCCGCCGTCTCATCCGGACCTACCAACTCTACAGCCGCACCAGCGGGAAGCACGTGCAGGTCCTGGCCAACAAGCGCATCAACGCCATGGCAGAAGACGGGGACCCCTTTG CAAAGCTCATTGTTGAGACGGACACCTTTGGGAGCCGGGTTCGAGTGCGAGGAGCTGAGACAGGCCTCTACATCTGCATGAACAAGAAGGGGAAGCTGATTGCCAAG AGCAACGGCAAAGGCAAGGATTGTGTGTTCACGGAGATCGTGCTGGAGAACAACTACACGGCCCTGCAGAACGCCAAGTACGAGGGCTGGTACATGGCCTTCACGCGCAAGGGTCGGCCCCGCAAGGGCTCCAAGACTCGGCAGCACCAGCGCGAGGTCCACTTCATGAAGCGACTGCCCCGCGGCCATCACACCACAGAGCAGAGCCTGCGCTTCGAGTTCCTCAACTACCCACCCTTCACGCGCAGTCTGCGCGGCAGCCAGAGGACTTGGGCCCCCGAGCCCCGATAG
- the FGF8 gene encoding fibroblast growth factor 8 isoform X3: protein MGSPRSALSCLLLHLLVLCLQAQVTVQSSPNFTQHVREQSLVTDQLSRRLIRTYQLYSRTSGKHVQVLANKRINAMAEDGDPFAKLIVETDTFGSRVRVRGAETGLYICMNKKGKLIAKSNGKGKDCVFTEIVLENNYTALQNAKYEGWYMAFTRKGRPRKGSKTRQHQREVHFMKRLPRGHHTTEQSLRFEFLNYPPFTRSLRGSQRTWAPEPR, encoded by the exons ATGGGCAGCCCCCGCTCGGCGCTGAGCTGCCT GCTGTTGCACTTGCTGGTTCTCTGCCTCCAAGCCCAG GTAACTGTTCAGTCCTCACCTAATTTTACACAGCATGTGAGGGAGCAGAGCCTGGTGACGGATCAGCTCAGCCGCCGTCTCATCCGGACCTACCAACTCTACAGCCGCACCAGCGGGAAGCACGTGCAGGTCCTGGCCAACAAGCGCATCAACGCCATGGCAGAAGACGGGGACCCCTTTG CAAAGCTCATTGTTGAGACGGACACCTTTGGGAGCCGGGTTCGAGTGCGAGGAGCTGAGACAGGCCTCTACATCTGCATGAACAAGAAGGGGAAGCTGATTGCCAAG AGCAACGGCAAAGGCAAGGATTGTGTGTTCACGGAGATCGTGCTGGAGAACAACTACACGGCCCTGCAGAACGCCAAGTACGAGGGCTGGTACATGGCCTTCACGCGCAAGGGTCGGCCCCGCAAGGGCTCCAAGACTCGGCAGCACCAGCGCGAGGTCCACTTCATGAAGCGACTGCCCCGCGGCCATCACACCACAGAGCAGAGCCTGCGCTTCGAGTTCCTCAACTACCCACCCTTCACGCGCAGTCTGCGCGGCAGCCAGAGGACTTGGGCCCCCGAGCCCCGATAG
- the FGF8 gene encoding fibroblast growth factor 8 isoform X4, producing MGSPRSALSCLLLHLLVLCLQAQHVREQSLVTDQLSRRLIRTYQLYSRTSGKHVQVLANKRINAMAEDGDPFAKLIVETDTFGSRVRVRGAETGLYICMNKKGKLIAKSNGKGKDCVFTEIVLENNYTALQNAKYEGWYMAFTRKGRPRKGSKTRQHQREVHFMKRLPRGHHTTEQSLRFEFLNYPPFTRSLRGSQRTWAPEPR from the exons ATGGGCAGCCCCCGCTCGGCGCTGAGCTGCCT GCTGTTGCACTTGCTGGTTCTCTGCCTCCAAGCCCAG CATGTGAGGGAGCAGAGCCTGGTGACGGATCAGCTCAGCCGCCGTCTCATCCGGACCTACCAACTCTACAGCCGCACCAGCGGGAAGCACGTGCAGGTCCTGGCCAACAAGCGCATCAACGCCATGGCAGAAGACGGGGACCCCTTTG CAAAGCTCATTGTTGAGACGGACACCTTTGGGAGCCGGGTTCGAGTGCGAGGAGCTGAGACAGGCCTCTACATCTGCATGAACAAGAAGGGGAAGCTGATTGCCAAG AGCAACGGCAAAGGCAAGGATTGTGTGTTCACGGAGATCGTGCTGGAGAACAACTACACGGCCCTGCAGAACGCCAAGTACGAGGGCTGGTACATGGCCTTCACGCGCAAGGGTCGGCCCCGCAAGGGCTCCAAGACTCGGCAGCACCAGCGCGAGGTCCACTTCATGAAGCGACTGCCCCGCGGCCATCACACCACAGAGCAGAGCCTGCGCTTCGAGTTCCTCAACTACCCACCCTTCACGCGCAGTCTGCGCGGCAGCCAGAGGACTTGGGCCCCCGAGCCCCGATAG